From the genome of Anopheles merus strain MAF chromosome X, AmerM5.1, whole genome shotgun sequence, one region includes:
- the LOC121596211 gene encoding uncharacterized protein LOC121596211, with protein MQIIKTFLSITSANDVSKQARQTLHKKNTKCTGTMLPSDTLTYVHQFYNKMVYCLVEPHKKDLRIVNTCDTRTHQELLKSDDAAKKTKRRKKAKKDNIEHRLSLRWTEGSAVNNYEVSFEVRPTAIRR; from the exons ATGCAGATTATAAAAACTTTTTTGAGCATCACATCCGCAAACGACGTTAGCAAACAGGCAAGGCAAACACTTCACAAAAAG AACACAAAATGCACAGGCACAATGCTACCGTCAGACACACTAACCTATGTACATCAATTCTACAACAAGATGGTATACTGTTTGGTGGAACCACACAAGAAGGACCTTCGCATCGTTAATACTTGCGACACGCGAACTCATCAAG AGCTGCTCAAAAGCGATGATGCCGCAAAGAAGAcaaagcgaaggaaaaaagcaaagaaagacAATATTGAACATCGATTATCACTCAGGTGGACTGAAGGAAGTGCAGTGAATAACTATGAAG TTTCATTTGAAGTTCGACCAACGGCCATTAGAAGGTGA